One Dictyoglomus turgidum DSM 6724 DNA window includes the following coding sequences:
- a CDS encoding pseudouridine synthase, which produces MERLQKFISRSGVTSRRKAEELILEGRVKVNGKVIRTLGVKIDPEKDVVEVDNKIIKPEKKLYIALYKPVGYLSSLYDPFGRRTIKDLLKDKLSSRVYPVGRLDFDSEGLLLCTNDGEIANFVIHPRYKIPKIYEVLVNGIPKEEELKKFREGVILEEGKTLPAEFEVVWKNSKTKRSLLKVVLYQGWKRQIRRMLALFGYEVLKLKRIQIGEIRLGNLKPGEFRFLNDEEIKWLKSLRP; this is translated from the coding sequence ATGGAAAGACTTCAAAAGTTTATATCAAGATCTGGAGTTACATCAAGAAGAAAAGCCGAAGAGTTAATTTTAGAGGGTAGGGTAAAGGTAAATGGGAAGGTAATTAGAACCCTTGGGGTTAAGATTGATCCAGAAAAAGATGTGGTAGAGGTAGATAACAAAATTATAAAACCCGAAAAAAAACTTTACATTGCTTTATATAAGCCCGTGGGATATTTATCCTCGCTATATGACCCCTTTGGTAGAAGAACCATAAAGGATCTTTTAAAAGATAAACTTTCTTCAAGGGTTTATCCTGTAGGTAGGTTAGATTTTGATAGCGAAGGGCTTTTGTTATGCACTAATGATGGAGAGATAGCTAATTTTGTTATTCATCCCCGATATAAAATTCCAAAGATTTATGAGGTCTTAGTCAATGGAATACCAAAAGAAGAGGAGTTGAAAAAATTTAGGGAAGGTGTTATTTTAGAGGAAGGGAAAACTCTTCCTGCAGAATTTGAGGTTGTTTGGAAGAATAGTAAAACAAAAAGATCTCTATTGAAGGTGGTTTTGTATCAAGGTTGGAAGAGACAGATAAGGAGGATGTTGGCGCTATTTGGATATGAGGTTTTAAAACTTAAGAGAATACAGATAGGAGAGATAAGGCTTGGTAATTTAAAACCAGGAGAATTTAGATTTTTGAATGATGAGGAAATAAAATGGTTGAAGAGTCTAAGACCTTAG
- the scpB gene encoding SMC-Scp complex subunit ScpB, with product MKEIKPIIKKQIEALIFVADKPLYPQEIAKILEITVEEVEYILQELKKEYEERGINLYKINGAYEFATSPDTASALWRYVSRKRERLSKAALEALAIIYYHQPITKAEIETIRGAKVDSVLGMLLEKRLVKIVGRKETIGRPFLYGIGDEFYRYFFIEDDEELRR from the coding sequence ATGAAGGAAATAAAGCCAATAATTAAAAAGCAAATAGAGGCACTAATATTTGTAGCTGATAAGCCTCTTTATCCTCAAGAGATTGCAAAGATCTTGGAAATAACTGTGGAAGAAGTGGAGTATATTTTGCAGGAGCTTAAAAAGGAATATGAAGAAAGAGGAATTAACCTTTATAAGATAAATGGAGCTTATGAATTTGCCACCTCGCCCGATACAGCTTCTGCTTTATGGAGATATGTGTCAAGGAAGAGGGAAAGATTGTCTAAAGCTGCTCTTGAGGCTCTTGCTATAATTTATTACCATCAGCCTATAACTAAAGCTGAGATAGAGACCATAAGAGGGGCAAAAGTAGATAGTGTTTTGGGGATGCTCTTAGAGAAAAGGTTGGTAAAAATAGTGGGTAGGAAAGAAACCATAGGAAGGCCCTTTTTGTATGGCATAGGGGATGAGTTTTATAGGTATTTTTTTATTGAGGATGATGAAGAGTTAAGGAGATGA
- a CDS encoding rifampin ADP-ribosyl transferase codes for MIINPFITIKEMLQREVDISLFPLKNLVDQYSSLGEEKWKDLELTTSFLDVTLELLEGKIRKLFNKKADLKIEEEEEVSYFYDDSWRDLVEYLREKEERSLLIFRREKKEEIELTPEKKVNIAEIYFLFLEKKNSLILNLSYLDEDYDLDFEEKYKEILSKKEGRFSELIRKKPLLDAIGYFLVLCDMSNKNEVILKQEEFLGEIYFKVKIYEGNKANN; via the coding sequence ATGATAATAAATCCTTTCATTACTATAAAAGAAATGTTGCAGAGAGAGGTTGATATATCTCTCTTCCCTTTAAAAAATCTAGTAGATCAGTATTCTTCTCTTGGGGAGGAAAAGTGGAAAGATCTTGAGCTTACTACTTCTTTTCTGGATGTAACTTTAGAGCTTCTTGAAGGAAAAATTAGAAAACTTTTTAACAAAAAGGCAGATTTAAAAATAGAAGAGGAAGAAGAAGTATCATACTTTTACGATGATTCTTGGAGAGATTTGGTGGAGTATTTAAGAGAGAAGGAAGAAAGAAGTTTACTGATATTTAGAAGAGAGAAAAAAGAAGAAATCGAGCTTACGCCAGAAAAAAAGGTAAATATAGCTGAGATTTACTTTTTGTTTTTGGAAAAGAAAAATAGTCTTATCTTAAATCTTTCTTATCTTGACGAAGATTATGATTTAGACTTTGAGGAAAAATATAAGGAAATTTTGAGTAAAAAGGAAGGAAGATTTTCGGAGCTTATTAGAAAAAAGCCCCTATTGGATGCTATAGGTTATTTTCTTGTTTTGTGCGATATGAGCAATAAGAATGAAGTGATTTTAAAACAAGAAGAATTCTTGGGAGAGATATATTTTAAGGTGAAAATCTATGAAGGAAATAAAGCCAATAATTAA
- the trpS gene encoding tryptophan--tRNA ligase has protein sequence MKIGRILSGMRPTGKLHLGHLLGVLKNWVELQDSYECFFEIADWHALTTHYRETEEVVENVLNMICDWLAVGIDPKKSVIFRQSDIIEHAELFLLFSMIVPLPWLERNPTYKEQLREMEGRDLMTYGFLGYPVLQAADILIYRADTVPVGEDQLPHLELTREIARRFNYFYSPIFPEPQAKLSEVPELVGIDGRKMSKSYGNTIPLDTEEEELKKLVRSMITDPARIRKNDPGHPEVCTVFAYHKIFNKEEIEEIDYACRNAQIGCVECKMKLAEKLNQFLAPIREKRKIYSKDRDLTWSILLEGNKKAREEAQKTMELVREAMRIKIT, from the coding sequence ATGAAGATCGGAAGAATACTTAGTGGAATGAGACCTACTGGTAAACTTCACTTAGGGCACCTTTTAGGGGTTTTAAAAAATTGGGTTGAGCTCCAAGATAGTTATGAGTGTTTCTTTGAGATTGCAGATTGGCATGCCTTAACTACTCATTACCGAGAGACCGAAGAGGTTGTGGAAAATGTGTTAAATATGATTTGTGATTGGCTTGCTGTTGGTATAGATCCTAAAAAATCTGTTATATTTAGGCAGTCTGACATAATAGAACATGCAGAACTTTTTTTATTATTTTCCATGATAGTGCCTCTTCCTTGGCTTGAAAGGAACCCTACTTATAAAGAACAACTTCGTGAGATGGAAGGAAGAGATCTTATGACCTACGGTTTTTTGGGATATCCTGTGCTTCAAGCAGCTGATATATTAATCTATAGAGCAGATACAGTGCCTGTAGGAGAAGATCAACTTCCTCATTTGGAGCTTACAAGGGAGATAGCAAGAAGATTTAATTATTTTTATTCCCCTATATTTCCTGAACCACAAGCAAAGCTTTCAGAAGTTCCTGAGCTTGTAGGTATTGATGGTAGAAAGATGTCCAAAAGTTATGGAAATACTATTCCCTTAGACACAGAAGAAGAGGAGCTTAAGAAATTAGTAAGAAGTATGATTACTGATCCTGCAAGAATAAGAAAAAATGACCCAGGACATCCCGAGGTATGTACTGTGTTTGCTTATCACAAAATCTTTAACAAAGAAGAAATAGAAGAAATTGATTATGCATGTAGGAATGCTCAGATAGGATGTGTAGAATGTAAAATGAAGCTTGCAGAAAAGTTAAATCAATTTTTAGCTCCTATAAGGGAGAAAAGAAAAATTTATTCAAAGGATAGAGATCTTACTTGGAGTATTCTTCTCGAGGGAAATAAAAAAGCAAGGGAAGAGGCTCAGAAAACTATGGAGCTTGTAAGGGAGGCTATGAGAATTAAAATAACATGA
- a CDS encoding site-2 protease family protein encodes MEFSNLVTYLWRIIAILIAITVHEFAHGKMAEIEGDITPRLSGRLTLNPLAHIDPIGFLMLLLFRFGWAKPVPVNFDNLRRGDKSVILVSLAGPLANFSLAFLVSIFWRFDLPVPIGFVSFCIELAILNVFLGIFNLIPIPPLDGSHILEALLPYKYKRYYQSIGIYGVLILMILILTNGLYIIISPLLNLFLYLLGLRF; translated from the coding sequence ATGGAATTTAGTAATTTAGTCACTTACTTATGGAGAATAATTGCTATATTAATTGCTATAACAGTTCATGAATTTGCTCATGGTAAAATGGCAGAAATAGAAGGAGATATTACTCCAAGACTCTCAGGAAGATTGACTTTAAATCCTTTAGCTCATATAGATCCTATAGGTTTTTTGATGCTTCTTCTTTTTAGATTTGGATGGGCAAAGCCCGTGCCCGTAAATTTTGATAACCTGAGAAGAGGAGACAAAAGTGTCATACTTGTCTCTCTGGCGGGTCCACTTGCTAATTTCTCTCTTGCTTTTTTAGTAAGTATTTTCTGGAGGTTTGATTTACCTGTTCCTATAGGTTTTGTGAGCTTTTGTATAGAGCTTGCTATTCTCAATGTATTCTTAGGGATATTTAATCTGATTCCTATACCCCCTCTTGATGGTTCTCATATATTGGAGGCTCTTTTACCTTACAAGTACAAAAGATATTATCAGTCTATAGGTATTTATGGTGTACTCATATTGATGATTTTGATATTGACCAATGGATTGTATATAATAATTAGTCCTTTGTTAAATCTATTTCTATATCTTTTGGGATTACGATTTTAA
- a CDS encoding pyrimidine-nucleoside phosphorylase yields the protein MRMIDIIIKKRNGEALSEEEISFVVDGYVKGDIPDYQMSALLMAIYFRGMNIEETITLTKKMAYSGKVLDLSSIPGIKVDKHSTGGVGDKTTLIFAPLIASMGYPVAKMSGRSLGHTGGTIDKLESIPGFKTSMKDEEFIKQVKEIGIAIVGQTEDLVPADKKIYALRDVTGTVDSIPLIASSVMSKKIASGSDVIILDVKVGRGAFIKDINSAKELARIMVGIGKGFGRKIVAVLSQMDQPLGFAIGNSLEVMEAIETLKGRGPKDLNELIVTLATETLRLININYKNEDIRAKVMEQLSNGKALAKFKEMIKTQGGDVKIVDDYSPLLSAKIQKEIYSLEGGYVEDIDAYKVALSVMALGAGREKKEDKIDLSVGIRLYKKIGDKIEKNEPIVTFYANDVEKLKRAQEIFREAIKIGNKKKDPLPIVLDVIS from the coding sequence ATGAGAATGATTGATATTATCATTAAAAAGAGAAATGGAGAGGCTTTAAGTGAAGAAGAGATAAGTTTTGTAGTGGACGGATATGTAAAAGGAGATATTCCAGATTACCAGATGTCTGCCCTATTAATGGCTATTTATTTTAGGGGTATGAATATAGAAGAAACCATTACTTTAACGAAAAAGATGGCTTACTCTGGAAAGGTTTTGGATTTGTCCTCTATACCAGGGATAAAAGTAGATAAGCATAGTACTGGTGGGGTAGGAGATAAAACTACATTAATCTTTGCACCCCTAATTGCTTCTATGGGATATCCTGTAGCAAAGATGTCTGGCAGAAGTTTGGGACATACAGGAGGGACTATAGATAAGTTGGAATCTATTCCAGGTTTTAAAACAAGTATGAAGGATGAAGAATTCATAAAACAAGTTAAAGAGATAGGTATTGCCATAGTAGGTCAGACAGAAGATTTGGTTCCTGCGGATAAAAAAATATATGCTTTAAGAGATGTAACAGGGACTGTTGACTCCATACCACTAATAGCAAGTAGTGTTATGAGTAAGAAAATTGCGAGCGGTTCTGATGTAATAATTCTAGATGTTAAAGTGGGGAGAGGTGCTTTTATAAAGGATATAAATTCTGCGAAAGAACTTGCCAGGATTATGGTGGGTATTGGTAAAGGATTTGGCAGAAAAATTGTTGCAGTACTTTCTCAAATGGATCAACCTTTAGGTTTTGCTATTGGAAACTCCCTTGAAGTTATGGAAGCAATAGAAACTCTTAAGGGCAGAGGACCTAAGGATTTGAATGAACTTATAGTTACTCTTGCTACAGAGACGTTGAGATTAATAAATATTAATTATAAAAATGAGGATATCAGGGCTAAGGTGATGGAACAATTGAGCAATGGAAAGGCTTTGGCAAAGTTTAAAGAGATGATTAAGACTCAAGGTGGAGATGTAAAAATAGTAGATGATTATAGTCCTCTGTTGAGTGCTAAGATTCAAAAGGAGATTTATTCTCTTGAAGGGGGATACGTGGAGGATATAGATGCTTATAAGGTAGCTTTAAGTGTGATGGCTCTTGGTGCAGGGAGAGAGAAAAAGGAAGATAAAATTGATCTTTCTGTAGGGATAAGACTTTACAAGAAGATTGGAGATAAGATAGAGAAGAATGAGCCTATCGTGACTTTTTATGCTAATGATGTTGAAAAATTGAAGAGGGCTCAGGAAATTTTTAGAGAAGCAATTAAAATAGGAAATAAGAAAAAAGATCCGCTTCCCATAGTTTTGGATGTTATTTCGTAA